The following are from one region of the Gloeomargarita lithophora Alchichica-D10 genome:
- a CDS encoding Tic22 family protein, with protein sequence MNGFIRGGLIFSLLCGSGIGYHSNLTPAIAQGIPAKDIAEQLKQVPVFTLIDSSGKQSLTITVKDSGKDKEISFFFFSPQDAQTALQRVQTQNPALAKGAQIRAIGLDKAYELAKSIQQGKDQKFDVSFQPEGSQVDAALKILQAGGQKTDKFPGIPLFFITGGPQQAQLTVQVNDPKGGKSEEMAPMFFSRQDADAFLSEVKKQDPKVGETAKIQVSSLDRLVAIMEQKNDPQLRQLYFIPSSSALRFIQQQQGNTGNRPQTQPAPRPQASPAPRPQTAPAPAPKPPASPAPKP encoded by the coding sequence ATGAACGGTTTTATTCGGGGTGGGTTAATTTTTAGTCTGTTATGCGGTTCTGGAATCGGTTACCATTCCAATTTAACCCCAGCCATTGCCCAGGGAATCCCAGCCAAGGACATTGCCGAACAACTGAAACAGGTGCCGGTTTTTACCCTCATTGACAGTAGTGGTAAACAAAGTTTAACCATCACCGTTAAAGACAGCGGTAAAGACAAAGAAATCAGCTTTTTCTTCTTTAGTCCCCAGGATGCCCAAACCGCACTCCAACGGGTACAAACCCAAAATCCTGCCCTCGCCAAGGGTGCCCAAATTCGGGCCATTGGTCTGGACAAAGCCTACGAATTGGCCAAATCTATCCAACAGGGCAAAGACCAAAAATTTGATGTGAGTTTTCAACCGGAAGGGTCCCAGGTGGATGCGGCCTTGAAAATCCTGCAAGCCGGTGGTCAAAAAACCGATAAATTCCCCGGCATTCCCCTATTTTTCATCACCGGGGGGCCGCAACAAGCCCAATTAACCGTGCAAGTAAATGACCCGAAAGGGGGCAAAAGCGAAGAAATGGCTCCCATGTTTTTCAGTCGCCAAGATGCGGATGCCTTTCTATCGGAAGTGAAAAAACAAGACCCCAAAGTTGGAGAAACCGCCAAAATCCAAGTCAGTAGCCTCGACCGGTTGGTGGCGATCATGGAGCAGAAAAACGACCCGCAACTGCGGCAGTTGTACTTCATTCCCTCCAGTTCGGCACTGCGATTTATCCAGCAACAACAGGGGAATACGGGCAACCGTCCCCAGACCCAACCGGCACCCCGCCCCCAAGCCAGTCCGGCTCCCCGTCCCCAGACGGCTCCAGCCCCAGCACCCAAACCGCCAGCGAGTCCGGCTCCCAAGCCGTAA
- a CDS encoding stage II sporulation protein M, translating to MDIKRWLSRREGDWQELKTLLQRLEQQGLAGLSAQEIRRLASLYRVVSGDLARARTFGLSPVLVQDLQNLTSRSYSQIYQGSRRQEWQAIGRFYRWGLPHVLRQTWGYWVAAAGIFALGGLIGWWYGWRDSSFQSLLLPPYLIAQVRERGELWTGSILGNEPWAASNIMVNNLSVSFRAVAGGITGGLLTTYFMFFNGLLIGVIGALVGEYGLAYPFWAFVAPHGALELPAIFFAGGAGLLIGRALLFPGRWGRGTALQIYGAQAAQLVYGIVPLLVIAGVIEGFFSPSEVIPLALKYLVGLALFTNLIWYGLWEPPATGSPSSASGQLSQESVQ from the coding sequence ATGGATATTAAACGTTGGCTTAGTCGCCGGGAAGGGGATTGGCAAGAATTAAAAACCCTTTTACAACGGCTGGAACAACAGGGGTTGGCGGGTCTATCCGCCCAGGAAATCCGCCGTTTAGCCAGCCTGTACCGGGTGGTATCTGGGGATTTAGCCCGTGCCCGCACCTTTGGTCTCAGTCCCGTCTTAGTCCAGGATTTACAAAACCTGACCAGCCGCAGTTATAGCCAGATTTACCAGGGTAGTCGCCGCCAGGAATGGCAGGCCATCGGGCGGTTTTATCGCTGGGGATTGCCCCACGTTCTGCGCCAAACCTGGGGTTATTGGGTAGCGGCGGCGGGGATTTTTGCCTTGGGCGGGCTGATCGGGTGGTGGTACGGCTGGCGGGACAGCAGTTTTCAATCGCTGTTATTACCCCCCTATCTGATTGCCCAGGTGCGGGAACGGGGGGAACTCTGGACGGGGAGCATCCTGGGCAATGAACCCTGGGCGGCCAGCAATATCATGGTGAATAATCTTTCGGTTTCCTTTCGGGCGGTCGCCGGGGGCATCACGGGCGGGTTATTGACCACCTATTTTATGTTTTTCAATGGCCTGCTGATTGGGGTGATTGGGGCATTGGTGGGGGAATACGGCTTGGCCTACCCGTTTTGGGCGTTTGTGGCCCCCCACGGGGCGCTGGAATTGCCCGCCATATTTTTCGCCGGGGGAGCGGGGTTACTGATTGGGCGGGCGTTGCTCTTCCCAGGGCGATGGGGGCGGGGGACGGCTCTGCAAATTTATGGCGCCCAGGCGGCTCAATTGGTCTATGGCATCGTGCCTTTACTGGTGATCGCCGGGGTGATTGAGGGCTTTTTTTCCCCTAGCGAAGTCATCCCCCTGGCCTTAAAATATCTGGTGGGTTTGGCTTTATTTACCAACTTGATTTGGTATGGTTTGTGGGAACCTCCGGCCACTGGTTCCCCGTCATCTGCATCTGGGCAACTGTCCCAGGAATCAGTACAATGA